TATAAGCTTAAAAAATAAAAAATTTGAATTACTGTTCAGCCTTAATTTATTAAGTATTTTTTTTTACAGTATTTAAATTGTTTTTTGAAAATCTGTGAACGGCGAAGCCCTCATGAATACATATAAAAATAAATAATTTAATGAATAATCTGTGGCATTTAAATAAAGCTTTTATTATTAACACTGATTAGTTTTGTAATTTATAATTCTGATTTGTTTCGTTTAGGGTAATCAAAAAAATCCAAAGTACCACTATTTTCAGTAATGAGTTGCCACGAACTTAAATCAAAATATATTGATGCAATACCTGCTGTTGGTATATTCTCAATAAATTCTCCAGTTAAATAATTTGTTAAGTCTGTAATAAAAGGGTTGTGTCCGAATATCATTACAGACTCATGTTTATCATTTATCTTAGTTATTTGTTTAAGAATATCCAATGTTGAAAATTCATATAAATAATCACAAATATTAAGTTTAGATAAATCTATATTTAATTGTGTTGCAAATATAACAGCAGTATGTAAAGCTCTGTTAGCAGGGCTTGATAATATTAATTCGGGATTTATATCTTTATTTTTCAATCTTTCTACCATTTCGTATGCATTTTTTACGCCTCTGTTTTTTAATGGACGGTCAAAATCGGATATTTCATCATCATCCCAATTTGATTTTCCATGTCTTATTAGATATAATTTTTTCATCTAAAAAATAATTTTATATTAAATTCTTATTCAATAAGATACATACATATAGCAAACTTTTTAATTTTCAATAACTTCGTAAATCAAAAATCGTTAAATTAGCGAAGCGATATCACTGAAAGTAATCCTTGTTCTGATATAAAAAAACACTGACTTTATAGATAAGGACTAATTATATTGGCTATGTCTTATATTTATTGGCGTTACGTTGTTTTTATTCCAGTTTTTTATTGTCAGTTTGTTTGATATAAATATCATCAGAAACCTTTTTTAATGTTTTCAAAAAATCTTTATCATCTAGTGATTTCAATTGAATCATAGCTATCTCTCTTAGTTGTCTGTATCGTTCTTCCTTATCAATTTGGTTTCGGATAAGAACAGAGTTCATGTTCTCCAAATTCGATAAAACAACAAGTTCATTTATGCTTGCAAAATCACGAATATTTAATCCTTTGGATACTTGATTAGGGTTAATATCTCTCCAATCTTTAGCAGTACAATTAAAAAGAGCTACATTTAACAAATCAGCTTCCTCTGCATAAATCAACCATTCTTTATCTTTATTATAATTCTTATCTGGCAATATGTACTCTTTTACAGCATCTGTATGTATCTGATAGTTCGTTTTTGTTAGAATTCGTTTAACATTCCACTCAAGGTTATATTGATTACTCTCAATTTCTTTTAACCGCTGGTATTCCTTGATAAGCAGTAGTTTGAACAACGGGCTAATCCATGAACCAAATTCAAAAGCTAAATCCTTATGAGCGTATGTCCCTCCATATCGTCCTGATTTTGAAATCATCCCAATTGCTCCTGTTGTTTCAATCCATTTTTTTGGAGTCAAATTGAAGGTATTTAATCCTGCCTGTTTTCTAAAGGTGTCGAATTCGACATGTTTAAAATTTTGATTGTTTAAAGTTTCCCAAAGTCCTATGAACTCAACTGTATTCCTATTTCTCATCCAGTTTCGAATGTGATTACTACCTTCTTCATCTCGCACCATATCTGTAAGACTGATATAATCTTGTTCATTTTGTTGAACAATCGAAATAATTTTATTTTCAACTTCTATTTTAGATTTTTTGTTCACAATCTAATCTTATTTTTATTTAGCAAATATACGATTTCATTTTCTGTTTCTGTTTTGCAGTGTGGTTTTTAACAATGAATGCCAATAAATATAAATATAGAGCATAGCCATTATTTTCTATAATGATTAATTAATTCGGTTGCTGAAAATTTAACATAATCGTCTTTAGAATAACCGATTTTTTCTAATATATTAATAATTGAATCAAAATTATCTGATTCAATTTCAAGAAATTCAGGTACAAAATCAAAATCATCTACATAATTGTCAATTTCAAAATTAATATTTTCAAATTTATATGAAATTCTATGTTTTTTCATTATAAGGATATTTATAAATCCTAAAGCTTCAAGAATCATTAACATTTTACTGAAATCAGAAACTTTTACTTCAAATTCCTGAGAAACTTTGGCTGATGAATCTTGCACAGGTTTTTTGAAAGTAAGGGTGGTTTTTTCTCCTTCTTTTCTTAATCTGAATATTTGTTTTGATTTTTTTAAGGAATTATCCTTAAAATCCCAGAAAGTAGCTGTCATATCTCCTTCAAAAACTTTTTTTGCACCAATATCAATAAGTTTTTTTTCTATTTCCTTTCTGTTAATTTCTAATATTTTAATTTCAGTTTCTTTCATGTGTACAATCCCCATTTAGGTAATTAGTGTATATAATAAAACCCTAGAAATTTATAATTATGCTGTCATTTCGAACGCCTGCCTGTCCGGCAGGCAGGAAGTGAGAAATCTTATTCAATTGATATACATTTTGTTATGAGATTTCTCCTTTCAGTCGAAATGACAATATAGGAGTTTTCTTACTAACTCTAATCAGTATTATTAAAAAATTTCCTTAATCTAAAAACAGCTTCTTCAATTTCATTTTGTTCACGTGCTATATTAAAGCGAATAAAATTGAAAGCATTTTCTGAAAAATGTATTCCGGGAATAACCGCTACCTTTTCACTTTCATAAAGGTCGATTGCAAATTTTAATCCGTCATTAAATTGATTGGGTAATTTAGCCCAAATAAAATAACCACCATTAATTTCAGGAATATTGAAACCAATTTCTTTTAATGGTTTATACAAAATATCAAATGACAATTTAAGTTTGTTTCTTAATTTTAAAAGGTACTCTTTCCCAAAATCATATTTATTCAGATATTCAGCAATTGTTTCTTGCAGGACAGATGGGGCACATAATCCGGTATAGTCATGTATATTTTTAATATTTTGCATATGTTTATTGTGTGCAATAAGATATCCTACCCGCCATCCTGTTATTGACAACATTTTTGAAAAACTATTTACATAAAACAATCTTTCATTAAATTTATCTAAAGGAATATATGGTTTATTATTGAAGTAAATTTCTTTATAAACTGCATCAAAAACAAGAAAAAAATCAAGTTTTTCAGAAAGGTCAATTATAATGTTAATTTCTTCCTTACTAAAAACCTTACCAAAAGGATTTCCGGGAGAACTTATAAATAAAATTTTTACATTTTTTTCTGAAATTGTATTTTCAAGTTTATGAAAATCAATTTTTGCGTAATTATCTAATGGAAATGCAATAAAATTATTATTAAAAATCTTAGGAATATTCTTATAACTTTCATAAGCAGGGTCGAAAGCCAAAACAGAAAAATCACTTTTAATTATTTGTGAAAAATAAATATATAATAACGAAATTGCTTCGGTAACGCCTTGTACTATCAGAAAATCGTTTTTATTAAATGAAAAATATTCTTTGTAATTATTAATCAATAAATCAAGTAATTGTGCATTACCATTTCCGGGAGCATATTGATGAATATTTTTATTTGCAACTTGTTTTAAAATATCTATCAATTCGTTTGGTGGTGCAAATCCGGGTATGCCCTGAGCAAGGTTGATACCGCCAAACTCTTTTACTTTATTACTAAAATAGCTTATTAGCGAGCCTTCGGGTATTTTATATTTGTCTATATTATTATTCATAATTATTTTTCCCATTCTTTTTTTAATAAACCATAGACATTCAAATCATGATATATGCCGTTTATATATTCGCCTTCTCTTTCGATACCTTCAAATTTGAAATTTAATTTTTTAGGGATTTTACTGCTTTTAATATTTTCAACTGCATACCTTATGGTTATCCTGTTAATATTAAGGTTGTTAAAAGCATAGTTGATTAAACTTTTACATGAACGTATAATAATACCATTTCCCTGATATTTTTTTGCAAGCCAATACCCAATTTCTGTCCTGTGGTTAAGTTTGTCAGTATCTCTAAAGCCAATCACACCAACTTTTTGACCTTTATAAATAATTACGGTTGTAATTTCTCTTTCTTCAAAATTTTTATTTCTTACTGATTTAATAAAATTTAAAGTATCTTCAACTTTTTTTGTTGTATCAACAAAGGGCAACCATTCTCTTAAATATTCTCTGTTATTATCAATTAAATCAAATATTTCGTTGGCATCATCAATGTCAATTTCTTTTAGTTTTATTTCGTTGTCAATTATTATTTCCATAATTTTTTTTTTAGTGCATTTAAGGAAACTCTTGAAATTTATAATTATACTGTCGTTTCGACTGAAAGGAGAAATCTCATTCAATTGATATACATTGTGTTATGAGATTTGCTTTCAGTGAGGGCTTCGCCGTTCTCACTTCGTTCGAAATGACAATATAGTAGTTTTCTTATAGACACTACTTATATTTTCCCTGCCAGTATGCAGACTTTTTTATATTGTTTAATTTTCCCTTCTATGTCGAAAATTTCAAAATAAATTATATATATACCTATTCTTGCTTTAGCACTATTTTGATTTGTTCCATCCCATGAAATTGTTCCTTGTTTACCGAGTAATTCATTTTTTACAAGATGAGTAACCAATCTTCCTTTTGAATCGTAAATCGTTACGTTTGCAACAAAACCCGGTTGAGCAAATGAATAATGAAAATTAACAACATCATTATATCCGTCATTATCAGGGGAAAATGTTTCGGGTTCAACTTCAATTTCTTTTTCAGATGGTAAACTTTCGCCATGTTGTGAATTTTCGTATGCAGGTGTTGCATATCCAACATTTTCGGCTGCTGAATGCCAGTTCGATTTTTCGTTTGTTGGTCTTTCATAATTAATCCTTTCAAGAGAAACACCATCAAAATCATTTAATAATTCAAAATGCATATCCTCATCATAAATAAATTCATCAATAATATTATTTTCATCATCAATTATTATAACAACTCCCGCATCATTACTAAATGTAGGTAAAGAACTTAGTTCAATAAATCCATCAGGATTTGAAGTATAATATTGTTGTTTTACAATATTTGAATTTGTAGAAATAACAATAAATTCATTAGGAAAAAATAAGAAACCTTCTTCAACAATAGAATATTTGCTTTTTATCTGGTTTGTATCACCTCTTGT
Above is a window of Bacteroidales bacterium DNA encoding:
- a CDS encoding histidine phosphatase family protein, translated to MKKLYLIRHGKSNWDDDEISDFDRPLKNRGVKNAYEMVERLKNKDINPELILSSPANRALHTAVIFATQLNIDLSKLNICDYLYEFSTLDILKQITKINDKHESVMIFGHNPFITDLTNYLTGEFIENIPTAGIASIYFDLSSWQLITENSGTLDFFDYPKRNKSEL
- a CDS encoding KilA-N domain-containing protein, giving the protein MNKKSKIEVENKIISIVQQNEQDYISLTDMVRDEEGSNHIRNWMRNRNTVEFIGLWETLNNQNFKHVEFDTFRKQAGLNTFNLTPKKWIETTGAIGMISKSGRYGGTYAHKDLAFEFGSWISPLFKLLLIKEYQRLKEIESNQYNLEWNVKRILTKTNYQIHTDAVKEYILPDKNYNKDKEWLIYAEEADLLNVALFNCTAKDWRDINPNQVSKGLNIRDFASINELVVLSNLENMNSVLIRNQIDKEERYRQLREIAMIQLKSLDDKDFLKTLKKVSDDIYIKQTDNKKLE
- the cyaB gene encoding class IV adenylate cyclase → MKETEIKILEINRKEIEKKLIDIGAKKVFEGDMTATFWDFKDNSLKKSKQIFRLRKEGEKTTLTFKKPVQDSSAKVSQEFEVKVSDFSKMLMILEALGFINILIMKKHRISYKFENINFEIDNYVDDFDFVPEFLEIESDNFDSIINILEKIGYSKDDYVKFSATELINHYRK
- a CDS encoding pyridoxal phosphate-dependent aminotransferase, with amino-acid sequence MGKIIMNNNIDKYKIPEGSLISYFSNKVKEFGGINLAQGIPGFAPPNELIDILKQVANKNIHQYAPGNGNAQLLDLLINNYKEYFSFNKNDFLIVQGVTEAISLLYIYFSQIIKSDFSVLAFDPAYESYKNIPKIFNNNFIAFPLDNYAKIDFHKLENTISEKNVKILFISSPGNPFGKVFSKEEINIIIDLSEKLDFFLVFDAVYKEIYFNNKPYIPLDKFNERLFYVNSFSKMLSITGWRVGYLIAHNKHMQNIKNIHDYTGLCAPSVLQETIAEYLNKYDFGKEYLLKLRNKLKLSFDILYKPLKEIGFNIPEINGGYFIWAKLPNQFNDGLKFAIDLYESEKVAVIPGIHFSENAFNFIRFNIAREQNEIEEAVFRLRKFFNNTD
- a CDS encoding GNAT family N-acetyltransferase produces the protein MEIIIDNEIKLKEIDIDDANEIFDLIDNNREYLREWLPFVDTTKKVEDTLNFIKSVRNKNFEEREITTVIIYKGQKVGVIGFRDTDKLNHRTEIGYWLAKKYQGNGIIIRSCKSLINYAFNNLNINRITIRYAVENIKSSKIPKKLNFKFEGIEREGEYINGIYHDLNVYGLLKKEWEK